A region of the Vanrija pseudolonga chromosome 2, complete sequence genome:
acctcctcgacgaacTTGTCATCCCAGTCGATCCCCTCGCGCTCAGCAACGGGCATGGAGCTAGGCTTGCCCTGGGACCACCACTCGTCGTTTGTGCGGCCAGTGCACAAGCGCAACGCGCCGCCCTTGGCAATGCAGCGCTTGACGAGGCGGTACACGTCGGGCACGACGCTGCCCTGAGGGGGCagcttgacgagcttgggGTGGATGATAGCGAGCACGATGGGCATGAGCATGTACAGGATACCGGGGAGCAAGAAGGCGAGCCAGAAACCGACGAGACGCTCAGAGTACTGTGTGGCAACCGCGAACATGGAGCCGATGCTGTCGGTgtcagcgccagccgcggcTACTGTACCCACTTGATGGCCCAGTAAAAGATGAGCATGTAGCGCTCGACCGTGACCTGCGGGTCGACgatgacgcgctcgccgctcttCGTGTGCGCAATAGTCGGCTCCTTGACCGGGCTCTGGTCGCACATGAGGGGCGCGATACAGGGCTTGATGAAGCCCGCCGCGAacgcgaggatgaggagcgcGATGATGaaggcgccgagcgagccgtgGGGGTTGGTGATGACCTTGGGGATGGCGGGGATGACGAGCAGCACGTGcgcgatggcgccgacggcggtgccgacgcACGCCGTCTTGAAGCGGCCCCagcgcgtgtcggcgacgatgccGCCCAGAATCGGGATCACGTACGCGAGGAACGTGAACATggtcgtcagcgccgaggccggcacACTGCCCAAgccaagcgcgccggccgactggttggtgccgtcggcgcccttggcgaccgcgccggcaccgttgccgcccttggGGAGCGGGTTGTTGATGAAGTTGTTAAATGGCCCCGTGGAGCCGTAGTACGACGCGCGCTCCGTCAGCTCGATGATGCAGAGAGCGAGCGCTGCCCATCTGTGCGGCGCCACGACGTGTCAGCTGATGCAAACCATCGCGCCACAGCCACCACTaccacaccacactcacGGGAGAGCAGCGGGCACTCGCCGCAGCGTCTTCAGGTCGTCCTCTGTCGGCACCGTGTCGGGGTCGTGATCAGCCGGGACGACCACCGCGCCCTCGAACGTGCTCTTCTCATTCTTGCCGGACGCAAGTGCGACCTCgttgccgcccgccgtcgcgacgtAGTCTTCCAGTGTGTCGTTGTTCAGCACCATACTATGCAGTTGTGGGGGCTCGCCTGCGTCCCCCCACCGCCAGGATATATGCCTCAGATAGAGTGGCGCGGCCACTCGCGCCGTGGGtggacggcgccgcgctgtcgCTCGCCTAGGCCCTCGACGCAAGATCCCTTCTCTCCGTCGCAATCACGGACGTTGGCACCATCGCTCGCGTGCAACCTTCCCCTGGGCACGCGTGTCACTGAGGCGTCGCGCGGCTCACAGCAACCTCGCCTACAGAGGCTATTCATATCCCGTGGGTCCAGGGCGAAGTGGTTGGTAGCACACGGCTGGATCTGAAAGTACGGCGAAGCGCAGCGAGGGTCACCGCGATAAGACGCGGAGTCAGCCCTGCTGATCGATCGGCCGGCGACTGCCGAGCTGCGAGACGGCCCGATACCGTCATGTCGCCGCGTGGTGCTCCAACTGCGTGGGGTACGGCGTGGGGTACTGCTTCGCTAAGTCGTGCTCCGCTGCGCTCAAGATAGCGCTCGAGACGCCGCTGGTTGGGCCGCCGAATCACGTCTCCCTCATGGGTCAATTGACGCCTCCGCGTCTCCCTCGTGGGCTGAACCAGCTTCATTGGGCCATTGTTTCGCATTCCGCGAGATAGTCGCAGTTTGCTTGTTTCCATGTCGGGGACATGGCTATTCACGGCTTCTCGTCAGCGAAGAACCGCCGGCGCACAGACTGCGCATAAGCGAGTTGCGAGGTGGACGCATGGCGCAGTGTGCTACACGCTTGCCGACCCCAGTGTCACCGGCCCTCTGGCTGGGGTATGAGTGTCAAGTTAAGTACCGGCACCAGTCATGTCCGTCCTGTCGGATCTTGCACAATGTCTCGGGCAAGCATGGCGACAGCGGGGCGACGGTGGTCTGACGACAGGGGAGTGGTCTGTGCAGGCTCGGtcaggtggtggtggcggtggccgcATATCCGTCGGTACAACAACAAACTCCTTTGTCTCTTCTCCACAACATATGTAAGTATCTCCGTCTTATGTACCGGCCGATTTCTCGGCCACTTAGCCAACCGGAGAGGGCGAGTTTGTGGACACGGCGCATTCCAAGCCCACTGCGCCGGATCATGCGGCACCAACCCGTCCAACCCCCCACCACTTCGCTCACTCTGGCTATCTAGCACGGTCGTCGGCCGCATCATGCCACCATGCCACTCGTCCACGGGCGGCTGTTACGGCGGCGCAGatccgtcgtcgagcggctttCGGCGGCTACACACCGGCGGCACATCTCTTAACTCCGCCCGCGGCGATCTCCACACCAGCCACTCCACAACCCCACATTCGTTTCACGACAACGCATTGTGCGGCGCGGAAGACAGAACTGATCACCGCTATGTGTTTCTCGCATTGCACTTCTGTGATCACCGCTCGCTCAATCTCGCTACAACTACTAACCCCGTGGGGACGGGGAAGGCCGCTTGGTAATCTCTTGCCACCACTCGCAAcatggcgacgtcgacgaccatttagagcttggccttggcggccttcttggccgctgcctcggccgcgaAACGTGCAATCGCGTCCGCGTGTGCCTGGCTCGCGCGACACTTCTCGACAGTCGCCATCTCCTCCTTGTTGATGCGGTGGAGCTCCTTGCGGATCTTTGGCGACTTGGTGAGGGACTTGGAAGCGACTGGGCGTGGGTCagaggagcgccgcgactACGACTCACTGATGCTCTCGGGCACGAGGTTGTTGAGGACCGCCTCAACCTTGCGCACGACGGCCGTCTGCAAGCCCTCGGCGGGGAGCACCTCACGGATAAGGCCAGAGTGCTCAATGTCCGCAAGGGGCACAGTCTCGGCGAGGTAGAGAAGGCGGCTGGTGACGACCGGGCCGAAGAGGGGAGGGAAAAGCACCGAGCTGCAGCCCTCGAGACAGATGCCGATGCGCGAGAAGGGCGTCGTGAGTGTCGTCTCGGGCGCAGCGTACACGATGTCAAAGTGAGGCAGCATGGTCACGGCGATACCGTACGCCGGACcctggagcgcggcgaccagGAGCTTGGGGAAGTCGATGAGCGCGTCAATGTAGTCGCTGCGGGAGGTCAGTTGTGCTCGCCCAGAGGGACACGGGGTTCCAGGACACGGCGATGCGTCGCGTTCGAGAGTGCCGCGGTGAAACACGTCTTGCGTCTGCGTCGCCGGGCAAGCCTGCCACTCCCTCCCCGACGAGCATGACCGGCGATGCTCACAACGAGCCCTCTCGCATGCCATGTCCACCCTCCATCGCACTCACCGAGCAGGGttctcgcccttcttgaTGTCACCGCCACCCATGCCCCCGGGGCTAATGGACGCGCCGGACGAGAAGAAGCGACCGGTCGAAGTGCTAAGGTTGTCAGTGCTGCGCTTGTCTTGCTGCAAGGCtcacacgacgacggcaacgacgtCCTTGTTGGCCTTGGCATAGTTTAGGCCCTGGACGAGGTCCTGCCTGTGAGCATGTGCGCGAGCAGATCAGAACATACCCTGTCTGTGCGGTGTCAGTCATTACTCTCTCCCCAAAAGCCCACGTACACTTCTGGATGGTCAGCGAGTTGAGGTTGCCGGGCGTGTTGAGGCGGAGCTCCAAGACGCCGGACGGGTGGAGGGTCGGCACGACCTCCTTGAGGGTGGggagctgggcgggcgacATTGTGCGTGTGCGTCGAGTAGAATACTGCTGCGTATGCGTGGTGACTCCCTGCCAGTTGGTTGCACCTTGGTTTCTTTTAACAACACactgttgtcgtcgctgcttgtggggaggtggtggtgggggatGGCATGGTCAGTGGCCGAGTTGCCGGATGACGATCCACCAAACAGCCGGGCCCCACAAACGTAAGCAACAATGACATTCTAATGACAACAAAGCTGACATTAGCCCTTGTCCAGAGTGGATTCTAATCCACGTCTTGACAACCCCTAATAACCTCGGGGATGGCCGATGCGGCGGATTCCAGCCCGACCTTATCTGGCGGCGATCAGATCAGCGCTGTCCGTCATCATTCGGCGACATTGTCTCTGACAAGCCCGAATCAAAGGACCTCGTCCAACCCATACCGCAACACAGCCAGCGCTTAGGCTGCCGTCGgttgcctcgcctcgcctcgtctcgccTCACACCTACGCGCTTGGCaggtgggtggaggtggaggagctCGGTGTGCACCGAACTCGCttcgcggcgccgtcgtacCGAGGCCGAAGATGACCTGAGCGGTCGCCGTGGGTTGCAGAGGTCCAGACCTGCCTCCGAGATTGGCGGGGCGTTGCCAGGACGCGCCCGCGACGTCACCGTGCGCGCTGACCACCGGAGTGGAGGTCATAGCGCGTACGACGCGCCTACGAGGCAGGCCAGTCGGCTAATGAGCCCACTCCCTCGTCCACGCAGAACGGCCGCTCCTGCGTCAGCGCCAGCCTCGGGCATCAAAGGACTCCAGTTATGCCGGTCTGGGACGAGTTCATGTCATGGGTACAGAGGATGCAGCGTGGCGCCGGTAAGAAGCTGAGTCTCGCCAAAGCCGAGGGCACTTCTCTCGTTTGTCGAGTGCCACACTTCGCCCCACTATCCGTGCTTGCGGTTCTTGAGACGGTTAGATCTCCGGTACGGTGGCCACTTAGTGGGGAAGATTACGAGGAGGTGAACGAGGTGCACTGGGGACCATCGTGGAGGTCTTCTTGGCTTTGAGGAAGGCTCTCTTCCTtcctccgccggcggcaaaACGAGCTGATAGTCCAATGGGCCCACCTGTCGCAAGTAGGTACCACAACTAACCTCACTAGCGATATTTCAACGACTGCCAGACACCATGGGGAGTATTCTGACGAGATGAGTGGAGTTTCGCTCTTGGAGGGACTCGATGAGCGCACGTCCCTCACCGTGAGCCATGTCGAGGTATCCTTCCCGACCACCCCAGAATATCCGCCACAGTACCTCCACCTACATCCACAACACCCATACACCCCAAAGCAAGTTCCAGGACCCTTGGATATGTGTAGGGGCCTCGTGGAACCATAGCGGAGGCATCTGtggcacctcggcgccacgcccACACAGCCGCGTTGccgctcgaccccgcgccgTGCGGCCGGAACACGTCGAACGGCGCGGCACATATCACAGACACAGGTCACATGAACGCGGGGTAAGCTGCGGTGATGGAGAGATATCCGGATGCGTGGGACCCAGTGACTCGGGGCTGCTCTTGTGTGGCACAGATATCCCTACACTGCcacaccgtcgtcgagcccaaGGCCGTCTTACCGCCAGCCCACCCGTCTTTCCGGCTGGATTGGGCTGGGGATTGTCTTCCCCCGCGCCGGTAATCCTTGCGCcggggggtgtcagctgcgtGTCTCTGGGGTTGCTGCCCGCGGGGCTGACGTTGTAGAGGGCCAATCGCTCGTGGCCCCGCAGTGGTACTCGTGTCCAGGGGAGCTTGACCGGCGAGGCAGGGGTGGCGCCTTGTTGACGTTCTGGGGCTCGTACTGTAGCTCCGTGGCACAAAACGCTGCTCTCAGCAGGCATTGCCCTCACGCCCCCGCATTCAACATGTCGGACTCCAAGCAAGACGGCAGCATCATCGTCACAgaggtcaaggaggacggcgacgtcgtcgagctgtACATGCCCAAGGGGCAGCGCGTTGTCGAGGACAcgaccgacgccgtcgacgcagtctttggcgcgctcgacgagagcACGCAGTCGTACCGCTCTGTACGTAAGGAGGCTCTCCGCAGCGTCGCTGACACACGCCAGGTCACGAGCTTTGGCGCGTTCGCGCTTATCACCAAGGCGAacatcggcctcggggtGCTCTCCATCCCGCTCGTGTTCCACGTCATCGGTATCGTGCCCGGCGTCATCTTGATCATCTTCATGGGCTCCATCGTcgggtgtgagtggggccAGGAACGCAGCCTCGCCACGCTGACAAACACAGACGCAGCCACTATGATCGGCAGCGTCAAGCTCAAACACCCCGAGGTGTACGGtatcgccgacgcggcgtaTGTCTTTGGCGGGCGCTGGGCCAAGGAGGCATGGTACCTCTTCTTCTGGCTCTGTGGGTGCACCTCCGGCGGCCAGAGCTGACCGTACCGTGCAGactgcctcgtcgccgtaTCGGGCTCGCTCGTGTCCCTCTCGGCAgcgctcaacgccgtctCGTCCCACGCAGCCTGTACCGCCGTGTGGAtcggcgtcatcgccgtcgccggcctcgcgctgggcTTCATCCCTACCCTGTCGCGCGTCTCGTGGATCGGATGGGTCGGCCTCGTCTTCCTAATCTCCGCGTTGCTCACCCTCACTATCAGCGTCGGTGTTCAGCCCCGCCCGGCTGatgcgccccgccccccggcggcgtgggACCGTGATATCCGTGTCGTGGGCCACCCTAACTTCGGAGAGGCGATGTGGGCCATCAGTTCTGTAAGTGTACGGTCTGTGCATGGCCCCTCACATCGTGCAGGTGTCATTCGCATTCGGATCTTCGCCAGCGTAGTGAGTACACTCGTGTTTGTCGGCCGTCGGTTACGCCGAGACAGCCCCCCCTCTGCACGGACGAGCTCACCGACCCAAGCTTCAACGTAGTCTCCGAGATGCGTGATCCTCGAGCATACACGCGCGTCCTGATCGCGTCCATCAGTATCACCACCGTCCTTtatctcgtcctcggcggcgtcgtctgcGCTTTCTGTGGACAGTACATCTCGTCCCCGGCTCTCGGCTCAGCCGGCCCCTTGATGAAGAAGGTGTGCTATGGCCTGGCCATCCCTGCCCTCGGCGCAACGCTTACCATCTTTGTCCATGTGAGTCATCGTCGTGGTTGTGTCAGTTGTGTCACGCGCTCACCTTGACCAGCTTGGGGGCAAGCACATCTTCGTCCGCGTCCTCTCCGGCTCGCACCACTTGACCCATTCGACCAAGACCCACTGGATTGTGTGGTCGGCTTGTGTCTTCTCATCAGCATTTTTGGGGTACATCATCGCATCAGCAATCCCCGATTTTGGCTCGTTTGTCGGGCTCTTCGGTGCCCTCGTCAACCCGGCCGTCGCGATCGTCCCCTACGGCGCCATGTGGTGGCACGACAATTGGCGTCCCGTCAAGCCCGAGCAGCGCACGCTCAAGCTCTGggccctgctcgccctcaACATTTTTATTACGTTCACCGGCTTGTTCATCACCGTTGCCGGGACGTACGGGGCCGTCATCGATTTGATCAAGTCCAGCGCGTCTGGCGGTCCGTGGAGCTGCAAGGACAACTCGGGTGGCAGCTAGTGTGGCAGTTGAATGAGTACGTTATCGGGGGCAGCCCCGTGACCCGAGGATCCATCAAGTTAGCAGTCGTCCTAGTCACCCcgcggcccgtcgtcgttgttgtccAAGATGTCGTCGTTGTAGTGAGAAAAGTGAACAAGAACAAGGTTAAAAGCTAGTGTGGTATGCAGATTATGAAGTGATTCCAAAGTCAGTGTCACGTGACTTGATTTTCCCAAATCGGTCTGCCGAGCCGGAAGCCGTCCCAAGTCGAAATCCGAGTCTGaatcctcgacgacgacgcgatcaaCCGAGTCGACAACAGCAACTCGCGCGACAAACATCGACTTGGCATCCTCAAAGCTGGCTTATGCTACAGCGCCTGATACGAGCAGCACAATTGAGCACCAGGAGACTACACCAAACTAGACCGCTGCCTCGCTTTCAAGCTCCGCGACCCATCCCTGCTCCTCCACTTCACCCCTCTCTCGTCCGTGCCTTCGCCATGAGCACGACtgcctcaacctcggccgtcgccggcaAGCCCGTCATCGGCATCATCGGCATGGGTGACGTGAGTCGACTTGGACTAGGAGTTCCGCAGGCAGCTGACGCCGGGCGCTAGATGGGCCGACTCTACGCGACCAAGCTCAGCGCAGGCGgacaccgcgtcgtcgtgtgcgaCAAGCCCGAGCTGTTTGAGAACCTATCCACCGAGTtcgggggcagcggcatcGAGGTCCTTCAGGACGGTCACGCCGTCTCCCGTCTCGCCGACTTCATCGTCTACTcggtcgaggcggctgcgatcggtgccgtcgtccgGCAATACGGCCCCAGCACCAAGATCGGCGCAACGGTCGCCGGCCAGACCAGCGTCAAGGCCCCAGAGAAGGAGGCGTTCGACAAGTACCTCCCTGCCGACGTCGATGTTGTGTCGGTGCACTCGCTGCATGGGCCTAGCGTCACGACCGAGGGGCAGCCTTTGGTGAGTCGTCCGGACGATCGACGCCGCACGGCTCGCGCCCCGACACGAGAGAGGCTTGGCTCATGCTCCCTCCTAGATCATTATCCACCACCGTGGCCCACAGGAGAAGGTCACTATGGTCGAGGACATCTTCAGGTCATTTAAGAGTCGCTATGTCTACCTGAGCTACGAGGAGCATGACGAGGTGACTGCCAACACGCAGGCCGTCACGCATGCTGCTTTCTTGAGGTAGGTGGGCTCGG
Encoded here:
- the PTR2_1 gene encoding Peptide transporter PTR2, whose protein sequence is MVLNNDTLEDYVATAGGNEVALASGKNEKSTFEGAVVVPADHDPDTVPTEDDLKTLRRVPAALPWAALALCIIELTERASYYGSTGPFNNFINNPLPKGGNGAGAVAKGADGTNQSAGALGLGSVPASALTTMFTFLAYVIPILGGIVADTRWGRFKTACVGTAVGAIAHVLLVIPAIPKVITNPHGSLGAFIIALLILAFAAGFIKPCIAPLMCDQSPVKEPTIAHTKSGERVIVDPQVTVERYMLIFYWAINIGSMFAVATQYSERLVGFWLAFLLPGILYMLMPIVLAIIHPKLVKLPPQGSVVPDVYRLVKRCIAKGGALRLCTGRTNDEWWSQGKPSSMPVAEREGIDWDDKFVEEVRATFSACAVFALIPIFILADGGIGNQMNDMSVAMTLNGVPNDVIGNFNSLSIIVATPILTYGLYPFLDRIGYPLKPMWRMSIGFLLGAVGCIMAAIIQWRVYSTSPCGHYATACDNVSPVSLWWQIGPILFPAVGELFVNVTSYELAYTRSPPRMKGLVYALALFNSAIAAAISLACSAAIDDPNLIIPWIVLAVASVICAFLFPTYFKHLDTFQFSWSEEEKAVWNTQREGGKAAHVESGEVATVPALAANDEKY
- the Eci2 gene encoding Enoyl-CoA delta isomerase 2, mitochondrial; this translates as MSPAQLPTLKEVVPTLHPSGVLELRLNTPGNLNSLTIQKQDLVQGLNYAKANKDVVAVVVTSTGRFFSSGASISPGGMGGGDIKKGENPARDYIDALIDFPKLLVAALQGPAYGIAVTMLPHFDIVYAAPETTLTTPFSRIGICLEGCSSVLFPPLFGPVVTSRLLYLAETVPLADIEHSGLIREVLPAEGLQTAVVRKVEAVLNNLVPESIIASKSLTKSPKIRKELHRINKEEMATVEKCRASQAHADAIARFAAEAAAKKAAKAKL
- the mtr_2 gene encoding N amino acid transport system protein, translated to MSDSKQDGSIIVTEVKEDGDVVELYMPKGQRVVEDTTDAVDAVFGALDESTQSYRSVTSFGAFALITKANIGLGVLSIPLVFHVIGIVPGVILIIFMGSIVGSTMIGSVKLKHPEVYGIADAAYVFGGRWAKEAWYLFFWLYCLVAVSGSLVSLSAALNAVSSHAACTAVWIGVIAVAGLALGFIPTLSRVSWIGWVGLVFLISALLTLTISVGVQPRPADAPRPPAAWDRDIRVVGHPNFGEAMWAISSVSVRSVHGPSHRAGVIRIRIFASVLTDPSFNVVSEMRDPRAYTRVLIASISITTVLYLVLGGVVCAFCGQYISSPALGSAGPLMKKVCYGLAIPALGATLTIFVHLGGKHIFVRVLSGSHHLTHSTKTHWIVWSACVFSSAFLGYIIASAIPDFGSFVGLFGALVNPAVAIVPYGAMWWHDNWRPVKPEQRTLKLWALLALNIFITFTGLFITVAGTYGAVIDLIKSSASGGPWSCKDNSGGS